The Candidatus Omnitrophota bacterium genome includes a window with the following:
- a CDS encoding aldolase catalytic domain-containing protein — MQNQAPWVTFRPEIKVMDCTIRDGGLINDSKFDDALVRAVYETCLAAGIDYMEIGYKNSKRVFPREKFGPWRHCDESDMRRIVGENKTPLKLSAMADAGGKSDWQTDILPKNESVLDMIRVACYVNQIPEAVEMIKDAHQKGYETTCNIMAISVAQDAEIDQALEVLAQTPASTIVIVDSFGALYSEQIKILVKKYQKALEGTGKEIGIHAHNNQQLAFANTIEAIIDGVNRIDATMAGMGRGAGNCPMELLLGFLRNPKFDRRPVWQLLQDHFLKLSENLDWGPFPQYIVTGQMNQHPRTAIAARAGDKKDKFVEFYDKCTSDE; from the coding sequence ATGCAAAATCAAGCGCCCTGGGTAACGTTTCGTCCGGAAATTAAAGTAATGGATTGCACGATCCGCGACGGCGGATTGATTAACGATTCCAAATTCGATGACGCCCTCGTGCGCGCCGTCTATGAAACTTGCCTGGCGGCAGGCATCGATTACATGGAAATCGGCTATAAGAATTCCAAGCGCGTATTTCCCCGCGAAAAATTCGGTCCGTGGCGGCATTGCGATGAGAGCGACATGCGCCGCATCGTCGGCGAAAACAAAACGCCGTTGAAATTGTCCGCCATGGCCGACGCTGGCGGCAAAAGCGATTGGCAGACCGATATTCTCCCCAAAAATGAGAGCGTGCTCGATATGATCCGGGTGGCGTGTTACGTCAACCAGATTCCGGAAGCTGTCGAGATGATTAAGGACGCCCATCAAAAAGGATACGAGACGACCTGCAACATTATGGCCATATCCGTGGCGCAGGACGCCGAAATCGACCAGGCGCTGGAAGTGCTCGCTCAAACGCCCGCCTCGACCATCGTAATCGTCGACAGTTTCGGCGCACTCTATTCCGAACAGATCAAAATTCTGGTTAAAAAATATCAAAAAGCCTTGGAAGGAACGGGAAAAGAGATCGGCATTCACGCTCACAACAATCAACAACTGGCTTTCGCCAACACCATCGAAGCCATTATCGACGGCGTGAACCGCATCGACGCCACGATGGCGGGCATGGGACGCGGAGCGGGCAATTGCCCGATGGAGCTGCTGCTTGGTTTCCTGCGCAATCCCAAATTCGACCGCCGTCCCGTATGGCAACTGTTGCAGGATCATTTCCTCAAACTGAGCGAAAATCTGGATTGGGGTCCTTTCCCGCAATACATCGTTACCGGCCAAATGAATCAGCATCCTCGCACCGCTATCGCCGCGCGCGCGGGAGACAAGAAGGACAAATTCGTAGAATTTTACGATAAGTGCACCAGCGACGAATAA